From the genome of Macadamia integrifolia cultivar HAES 741 unplaced genomic scaffold, SCU_Mint_v3 scaffold3262, whole genome shotgun sequence:
AAGAGGCAAGAAGTTGAAGATCCCCATCTTTTGGAGTCTCTTTTGAAAATTAGTTCTAGTTGAAGCAATACTGATGGTAGACAAGGACCAAGTGTCAGTGGAGAAAATGTCACTCCTTATGCAAATGCCAATCTTTTTAGTAATTTTACTTTCTCTTGGATGGGCCCACTGCTCGCACTCTGGTATAAAAAGACACTAGACCTTGAAGATGTTCCTCAGCTTGCCAATTGTGATAGTGCCAAGGTGGTCTTTGCTTGCTTTAGAAATAAACTTGAATCGGATAGTAATGGCAGTGATAATGGTGGTAATGTTAGCACACTCAAGTTGGTTAAGGCATTGATTCTGTCAACATGGAAAGAAATTCTATGGACGACTCTATTCTCCGTTGTATGCATAGTGGCTTCTTATGTTGGACCTTATCTTATTGATCCCTTTGCAATATATCTTAATAGCTTTCGGAAATCAAAATATAAAGGCTATGTGCTAGtgtttactttctttctttcaaagctCATAAGGTGCCTCACAGAAAGGCATTTGTTCTTCCAATTACGAAAGATGTCAGTTAAGGTCCGTGCTGCATTGTTTTCAATAATCTATAAGAAGAGTCTCAGACTTTCAAGAGAATCAAAGCAAAACCACACCAACGGGGAGAACATTAATTTGATGAGTGTTGATGTTGAAAGGATTAGCGTTTTCAGCTGGTACATGCACAATGTATGGAGAGTCCCTGTTCAGTTTGTTTTGGCATTGCTATTCTTGTACAATAGCTTTGGGCTCTCTTCATTTGGAGCTTTTATTGCCATAATAATTTTGTCATTAGCAAATGGTCCACTAGCAAAACTACAGGAGAAATTTCAAGGAGAATTGGTGGATTAAAAAGATCGACGAATGAAAGTGACATCTGAGGCTTTGAGGAATATGAGGATTCTCAAGCTCCAGGGCTGGGAGATGAAGTTCTTGGCTAATATAATTGAGCTCAGGAAAGTTGAAACAAGATGGTTAAAAAAGTTACTTTATTCATCAGCTATGATTTCCTTTGTCTACTTATCTGGTCCCATGTTTGTATTCATGgctacttttgggttttgtatgCTTATGGGAAATACAGTAGGGTCAGGGAAGATTCTATCTACATTAGCAACATTTGAGATATTGCAAGTGCCATATGTATTCTCCCAATCACAATCTCTATCGAAGTTCAAAGTAAAGTTTCCCTCGACAGGATAGCTGCATTCCTCTGTCTCGACGATCTTCATATGGATATAGTACAAAAGCTTCCAAGAGATGGTACCGAGGTCGCAATTGAAATTGTCAAGGGAAACTTCTCCTGGGACCTTCATTCTCCTAATCTTACTTTAAATGATCTTAATTTCCAAGTATGTCATGGTATGAGAGTGATTGTTTGTGGTTCTGTTGGGTCAGACAAGTCAACCCTACTTTCATGCATATTGGGGGAAGTTCCGAAGGTTTATGGAGTCATTAGGTTGAATGGGACGAAGGCCTATGTTGCACAATCACCTTGGATATAGAGTGGTAAGATAGTAGATAATATATTGTTTGGTAAGGAAATGGATAAAGAAAAGTAAGAGATGATCCTTGAAGCATGTTCATTAAAGAAGGACCTAGAATTATGTGCTTTTGGGGGCCAAACTATTATAGGAGACAGAGGGATCAACCTGAGCGGTGGACAAAAGCAAAGAATTCAGATTGCGTGGGCTTTGTACCATGATGCAGATATTTATCTGTTTGATGATCCTTTTAGTGCTGTGGATGCTCATATGGGAACTCATCTATTTAAGGTAGCTACACAATGAGCCCTACTTCCAAAGCTTTCCTTGATGCAATTAGTTTGAATCTCTACATTTCATCACTTACATCCCAATTTTGTTCACCAAAAAGTAGAGTTCCATTTAAAAATTGACTTAGGAAGAATGAAACCTTGGTTGTCTAAACAAACAAGGCATACAAAAACATTATATTGAATGATACATGTTTTTTCATAAAGCTGTGATTTGATATTGCTtatttttatacaaaaaaaagaaaatcatattgGTATGTATAATTATTTGGCCCTTTTaagtaataataatttttttttttagtgtctAATGTGAAATCTAAACTTTTATGACATGAGTGTTTGATGGgaattttgaattcaaaaaCTGTAATTTATGTTACTCACCAAGTAGAATTTTTATATCGGGCTGATCTAATCCTGGTGAGAATGTGTCATTGTTATTTCTAGACTTTAAGTCTTCCAACCTGGTTTAGAGTGATTAATTATCTTCTCTCGTTTGGCAGGTTATGAAAGATGGAAGGATTACTCAAGCAGGAAAGTATGATGAAATTCTTAGCTCAGGAACTGACTTTATAGAGTTAGTGGGTGCACATAAGAAAGCTTTGGCAGGCTTAAGTTCTATTGAAAATGGGGTTGCTTTGGATAATTTAATGAATGGTGATGAAGATGATAATATATACAGAGAGAAGAATAttcaagatgatgaagaaaaggaacccaaaaactacaaaacagaaaaactgGATGGATCAGAAGGACAGCTtgtacaagaagaaaagagagaaaatggtggAGTTAGATTTTCACTCTATTGGAAGTATGTTACTGCAATACATAAAGGGGCCTTTGTACCATTGATATTGCTAGCACAAATTCTTTTTCAGCTTCTCCTAATAGTTAGTAATTGTTGGATGGTGTTGGCTACTCCTGTTTCAGCAGATTTGGGACCTCATGTTGGGGGATCCACTCTCATGATCATTTATGTTGCTTTGACCCTTTGAAGCTCTCTTTGTGTCCTTATAAGGTCGATGCTCATTGTAGTTATTGGATACAAGACCACTACCATGTTGTTCCAGAAAATGcatttttgcatttttcatGCTCCTCAATCATTTTTTGATTCCACTCCAGATGGAAGGATTATAAATCGGGTTCATAAATATACTTAATTACTTTTGGGGATCCAAACTATCTTGTTTGATCACCATAAAAATTACTATGattataaattttaaataacTCTATTTTTATATACAGGCTTCCATGGATCAAAATGTAGTTGATACCTCTATTCCACTTCAAATGGAAGAACTTCTTGTGTCAGTCATAGATTTTCTGGGAACTATTGCAGTAATGTCACAGGCTGCATGGAAAATATTAATAGTTTTTATTCCAATGACTCTGACTTGCATTTGGTACCAGGTAATTCTATTCCCACTTCTTCtgattaaaatttcaaatcaaactcagccatatatatatatatatatatatctttttatgGTTAATCAGACCATAATACAAGTTGGTTTAGGCTTTATTTGATTAGTGAATGataaattttctttgtttgcACAAACAGTGGTATAATGGTGGGTGCATAAACGCTTGGGGGTAAAAGTTGTTATTTAAatctttatatttttcttgaatttataaataatatacaCTAATCacatatcatatattttagtgctaattaaaacaaaattgtGGTCTTTTGTTGCTCGAAATTGTAGAAGAAAAAAGGCCCAGACGAATCCAATGTTATTAAAGTGTCAAGTGTACCGAAGGGTACATGGTTATTCTTTTGATATGCATAAAATATATTAGATATGTTtagataaaaatataatattggATCTTTGGGAATGCCCAAGCGTTCTACCTATTAGAGCTAAAGACTCACATAAAAGAAAGCATATAAGGGTTAGAGGAGCGATAATGAGCGGGGATTCTAGGGATCACAAGAAACTTCTGAATGTGATCGACGCTTCTTGGAAGACAACGGAGATCTGGATGGCTACGCTGGGGATCTTTTCATCATTGGGGAACCTCATATGATTCCTAATAGGATTCTGCAGGTTCCATGATGTACTGAAGATGCTCCAATCCGCTAAGAGTTGAAGAACCAGTCCCTCTTTCTATTCTCAACTAAGAGCATCCTAGCTCTTATGCAGTGGCAGTGGGTTCTGGTAAGTATGTGGTGGGGATTAGGAACGGTTCTTATGCGGAGGCAATGGGGAGAGGTGTAGACACCGTATTTTGTCATCCCccagcaatgatgacaatatttagacttggagaattttcaaacttagagtagaaaatgaccatttttttctataaactttcaagagaaaatgttttcaaaaattagaatttgatgttgtggattattgttgtttgtcccctcaagttggaCATTACAcattgatgcgagaactatgcgaatcgacgcccgattctctctttcattatatgattcgggtccctactttatacatatttttgtaaaggttcctGGTCGAGACTAAAATCGTGTCTcatatcattggatagtgcttgaaCTGAGCTTCTTaatgacatattacacgtcgaattccgacaaacggtttgaaagatatgacccccaaaagttgactccaaagttcggtatcagattccattccgagcaaccaaagagtgccacatggcacctaaacccctttgtccaaaagcaagcctttttggacaattctctctagtttttttgtCTCACatcagaaataagagagaattgtctcaaatcccaaggctataagtatagcccttcctctcttccaaaaggggggggggggagaaaaaattgagaatttgggagagaggatggccccattaaggttttggctaacttcttccctctaaaatcaaatattctcaaagtctaaaagtttaatacattaatcattccttgagctgggagatctagtccggtttggttcgatttaggGCTTGAAGCATAAGGGTTATCTCCCattttttcttgattaaagccgggtttaaggtatttttttttctttttttctcccaatagcgatttagaattagtttaattaatagattaatttctaatttattaataattgatttatttaaattaattatgtttaattagttttagtttggttcaatacagtttattagatgtgaattgatttattccggtccaattaaaggtatttaagtttaattgattcttttagattaattaggtttaattggctTTCTTTTAACATGTTTACTtaagtagatttgatttggtttagtttttttttttagattgttttttgttcttttaatctagacccgtagattaggatctcagccCTAACCtaattcccttctctttctcttcttcttcttcttctcttcttctcttctcttccctgctgctgcaaccaccaaccggcagccaccgaacctgcaacttttctttttccctgctgctgcaattctcttcttcttcttcttcttctttttcttttctttttccctactgCTGCAACCACTAACTGGCAGCCACCGAACCTgcaattctcttcttcttcttcttcttcttcttcctctcttccatctttcttctaccatggccgaacctttttcactcccttctccttcttcttattcttcctctcttccatctttcttcgccTAGTTCCCCCCTCCTTCAACT
Proteins encoded in this window:
- the LOC122067945 gene encoding ABC transporter C family member 3-like — protein: MILEACSLKKDLELCAFGGQTIIGDRGINLSGGQKQRIQIAWALYHDADIYLFDDPFSAVDAHMGTHLFKVMKDGRITQAGKYDEILSSGTDFIELVGAHKKALAGLSSIENGVALDNLMNGDEDDNIYREKNIQDDEEKEPKNYKTEKLDGSEGQLVQEEKRENGGVRFSLYWKSMLIVVIGYKTTTMLFQKMHFCIFHAPQSFFDSTPDGRIINRASMDQNVVDTSIPLQMEELLVSVIDFLGTIAVMSQAAWKILIVFIPMTLTCIWYQ